A single window of Pseudoduganella plicata DNA harbors:
- a CDS encoding type VI secretion system Vgr family protein: MTKTATLAISLADGTRTTFSGDITQVAMLGSEGGLARYRVRLTPWLWRLTQVRNSRVWQDKSVIDIVDDVLGAYQPLAQWRWSGETDAFLADVPPRSYCCQYRETDYEFVGRLLTEEGLAWRVEETDDGHGLVLFADSSQETAVPQDASSAQDGGIRFHGARVGEKGDTIQALQARRRVVSTLTTLLSYDYKAKKAVAASAPSRQQFGKLPTLESYDVPGQYAFASGAVADHYAELQMQGIEARSREWHGRSTVRTLAAGTRIDVTQGPLAAFGDEAAAYTVLRVTSVGVNNLPSPAVQALAELFGPIPELLEEALHERELNGEDMALVIDQARKSGYANRFEAIPADVIWRPQLPGSEGRSHPKPTAPGAQSAIVIGPDGNDQPSGADELYCDALGRVRIRYHWQDSGDASCWVRVAQRTAGGGMGSQFLPRIGQEVLVQFIENDIDRPLVIGALYNGQGEGGHAPTPGGQPAEGDDPAALFKPASDHTPSAQGNLAAGNSPVWHGASSGTEGHSNAAAQWGVRTKEFGGSGYNQLLFDDTDAQGRVQLRSTYAGSELTLGHLIHAADNYRGSLRGQGAELRTDAYGAVRGGAGLLVSSYVVAHSAGLRDPVGDNAAGIALMKQAVKLGETFSEAAVTHKTVALASSIGPAKAGASSMSDKEAPLAAMLTAVSGMVESDSLGSAKGSASAKKTSPDDGSLPHSTDPVIAISAKAGLGVTAAGAVQMSNGEIVTLMSGADTQFVSGGQMRVHSGQSIGVLGGAVAPGADGLGVQMIAAKDAIDVQAQADTLTVQARDEVNVISANAFVDFAAAKSISLSTAGGANITIDGGNITVQCPGKIVVNSGRKSFASNEKVKYVMPALPRAELEVKKRFAFSS; this comes from the coding sequence GTGACGAAGACGGCAACCCTGGCCATCAGCTTGGCCGACGGCACCCGTACCACCTTCTCGGGCGACATCACGCAGGTGGCAATGCTGGGCAGCGAAGGCGGCCTGGCGCGCTATCGTGTCCGGCTGACGCCGTGGCTGTGGCGCCTGACCCAGGTGCGCAACAGCCGCGTATGGCAGGACAAGAGCGTCATCGACATCGTCGACGACGTGCTGGGTGCCTACCAGCCGCTGGCGCAATGGCGCTGGAGCGGCGAGACGGATGCCTTCCTTGCCGACGTCCCGCCGCGCAGCTACTGCTGCCAGTACCGCGAAACGGACTACGAGTTCGTCGGGCGCCTGCTGACGGAAGAAGGTCTGGCCTGGCGCGTGGAGGAAACGGACGACGGCCACGGCCTCGTGCTGTTTGCCGACAGCAGCCAGGAAACGGCGGTCCCGCAGGACGCCAGCAGCGCACAGGATGGCGGCATCCGGTTCCACGGCGCGCGCGTGGGCGAAAAGGGCGACACGATCCAGGCGCTGCAGGCGCGCCGCCGCGTCGTCTCGACCCTGACGACCTTGCTGAGCTACGACTACAAGGCAAAGAAGGCGGTGGCGGCCAGCGCCCCTTCTCGCCAGCAGTTCGGCAAGCTGCCGACGCTGGAGAGCTACGACGTGCCAGGGCAGTACGCCTTCGCCAGCGGCGCGGTGGCCGATCACTACGCGGAACTGCAGATGCAGGGCATTGAGGCGCGCAGCCGCGAGTGGCACGGCCGCTCGACGGTCCGCACGCTGGCCGCAGGCACGCGGATCGACGTGACGCAGGGGCCTCTCGCCGCCTTTGGCGACGAGGCAGCGGCGTACACGGTGCTGCGCGTGACGAGCGTCGGCGTGAACAACCTGCCGTCGCCTGCGGTACAGGCGCTGGCCGAACTGTTCGGCCCCATTCCGGAGCTGCTGGAGGAGGCACTGCACGAGCGCGAGCTGAATGGCGAGGACATGGCCCTCGTCATCGACCAGGCTCGCAAAAGCGGCTACGCCAACCGTTTCGAGGCGATCCCCGCGGACGTGATCTGGCGCCCGCAACTGCCTGGCAGCGAAGGCCGCAGCCATCCGAAGCCGACGGCGCCGGGGGCGCAAAGCGCCATCGTCATCGGCCCGGACGGCAACGACCAGCCCAGCGGCGCGGATGAGCTGTATTGCGACGCGCTGGGTCGCGTGCGCATCCGCTACCACTGGCAGGACAGCGGCGACGCGTCGTGCTGGGTGCGTGTGGCGCAACGCACGGCGGGCGGCGGCATGGGCAGCCAGTTCCTGCCACGGATCGGCCAGGAAGTGCTGGTGCAGTTCATCGAAAACGACATCGACCGTCCGCTCGTCATTGGCGCGCTGTACAACGGCCAGGGCGAGGGCGGTCACGCCCCGACGCCGGGCGGCCAGCCGGCCGAGGGCGACGATCCGGCTGCGCTGTTCAAGCCGGCGTCGGACCATACGCCTTCCGCGCAGGGCAATCTTGCCGCTGGCAACAGCCCGGTGTGGCATGGGGCTTCTTCGGGCACCGAAGGGCACTCGAATGCTGCCGCGCAGTGGGGCGTACGTACGAAAGAGTTTGGCGGCAGCGGTTACAACCAGCTGCTGTTCGATGATACGGATGCGCAAGGGCGCGTGCAGTTGCGCTCGACGTATGCCGGTTCCGAGCTGACCCTGGGTCATCTGATTCACGCTGCCGACAACTATCGCGGCAGCTTGCGCGGGCAAGGGGCCGAGTTGCGGACCGACGCCTATGGCGCCGTACGTGGCGGGGCCGGGTTGCTGGTGTCGAGTTATGTCGTCGCGCATTCGGCCGGGTTGCGCGATCCCGTCGGGGATAACGCTGCCGGGATTGCGTTGATGAAGCAGGCCGTGAAGCTGGGCGAGACGTTCAGCGAGGCGGCGGTGACGCATAAGACGGTGGCGTTGGCTTCGTCGATCGGTCCTGCGAAGGCTGGTGCTTCTTCGATGTCGGACAAGGAAGCGCCGCTGGCTGCCATGCTGACCGCCGTCTCCGGCATGGTCGAGAGCGATAGCCTTGGCAGCGCCAAGGGCTCCGCCAGCGCGAAGAAAACATCACCGGATGATGGCTCTCTGCCGCATTCCACGGACCCGGTTATCGCCATCAGCGCCAAGGCGGGCCTGGGCGTGACCGCCGCCGGTGCCGTACAGATGTCGAATGGCGAAATCGTCACCTTGATGAGCGGGGCGGACACCCAGTTCGTCTCCGGCGGGCAGATGCGGGTGCATAGCGGCCAGTCGATCGGCGTGCTCGGTGGCGCCGTCGCGCCCGGCGCCGATGGGCTCGGGGTGCAGATGATTGCGGCAAAGGATGCCATCGACGTGCAGGCGCAGGCCGATACATTGACTGTCCAGGCGCGCGATGAGGTGAATGTCATCAGTGCTAATGCGTTTGTAGATTTTGCCGCCGCCAAGAGTATTTCGTTGTCCACTGCTGGTGGCGCGAATATTACGATTGATGGTGGGAATATTACGGTGCAGTGCCCTGGTAAAATTGTAGTAAATTCTGGAAGAAAGAGTTTCGCCAGCAATGAAAAGGTTAAGTACGTCATGCCTGCGCTGCCTAGAGCCGAGCTAGAAGTAAAAAAAAGGTTCGCGTTTTCGTCATAA